Part of the Tolypothrix sp. PCC 7910 genome, TTCGGCTGGAGTAAAGCCAAACAGAGCTTCACTACCTATAGACTGATACTCATATTCCCATTCGTAATTGGCAAAGACACGAAAACTGACAATAGAAGCGTTAGCTGTAGTCAAAATATTATTTAATCGGCTTTCAGAAGCTTGCAGCGCTAGTTCTAAACGTTTGCGATCGCTAATATTGGTGCCACTACCAACGATACGATAAATACGTGAATTTTCATCAAATAAAGGAGTTAAACTAGTAATCCACCAAGTATCTTGCCTGAGAATTGGTAAACATTCTTCATAGGTAATAGTCTCTCTAGCAGCAATACAGGCTTGATAATGCTGGCGAACTGATGAGGCTAGTTCTGGCCTTAGTAAGTCTTCTAAAGTTTTGCCTTGAATGTCTGTTGCACGAATCCCTGTTAACCTTGCATAGGCTGGGTTTACGTCTACAAAGCGAAATTCACCATCATCTAAAACATCAACGACAAAAATACATTGTTCAACACCGTTATAAATACTGCTTAAAAATTGTTCTTTGTTCTGTAAGCTTTGTTCTGCTAAAAAACGCTCTGTAATATCTTGGGCTGTACCATAAAGACGGGTAATTTGCCCATCAGCATTGAAATCGGCGTGTCCTGTGCCCTCAATATAGCGGATAGAGCCGTCAGGGCGAGGATTGCGTTTGAGTGTCAGCTTGTAAGATTCACCAGTTGTAATTGCTTGTTCAACAGCTTTGTGCAACCTTTGTGCATCTTGTGGCTGATAAATTTGTAGGTTTTCATCATAGGTAGGCTCAAGTAGTGCTGGATCTTTGTCTAAGATATGGAACAGCTCTTCCGTCCAAGTAATTTTTTGCGTAGCTAAATCAAATTCCCAGTTGCCAATTTGGGCTACGCGTTGAGCTTCCGTGAGCAGATCTGTGCTTTTGCGTAGTCTTTCTTCAGTTAATTTCTGTTCGGTAATATCCAATCGAATACCATCCCAACAAATTCGCCCATCATCCAGACGGCGAGGGGTTGAGCAGAGGCGTATCCAACGAATTTCTCTTGTAGGCGTATACTCTCGCACCTCTACATCAAATACCGACATATTTCGGGCAGATTCTTCTTGCTTGTGACTGATGTAAAGCCTATCCTCTGGTAGCAAGTTGTTATAAAGTAAGCTGAAATCTGCTAGAACTTCTGTAGGGTGGAATCCATTTGCGGCTTCAACACCAGCACTAATATAGTAAAAGCGATCGCTCCCATCTGTTTCGCGGACAATTTGGTAGAGATAGCTATTGGGAATGTTATCTCCTATTGCCCTTAAAAAAGCTTCGCGTTCTTGTAAAGCTTGTTCGGCGCGTTTGCGATCGCTGACATCGCGGTGAATTCCCGCCATGCGTAAAGGCTGACCATTTTTATCTCGGCTGACGACTTTGCCATAGTTAGCAATCCATTTCCACCCTCCCGATTTAGTTTGCATTCGGTATTCAAAAGTGTAGGGAATGGAACTATCTATCAGGTGAGATTGTAATATATCCATTACCCAAAAACGGTCTTCTGGATGCAGCAATTGCTCCCAAGTACTGACATCATTTGCCAGTTCTTCGACAGAATAGCCAAGCATTTTACACCAGCGAGGACTGAGATAAAGATATCCACTAGGAATGTTCCAATCCCAAACCCCATCTCCAGAAGTTTCCAAGGCCAGCTGCAAGCGTTCTTCACTTGTACGTAAGGCTTCTTCGGTTTGTTTGCGCTGTGTAATGTCAGTTTTAACACTCATTACCAGCCATGATTGGGTGGTTTCGTCCCAATCAGAACTGAAGGTATCGCAAATCCAACAAACTGATCCATCTTTGTGAGTGAAAGGATACTCAATGGTCACGATTTCCTGAGTTGTAATAGCATCCTCAATATGATGCAAAATCGCATCCTGATCTTCTGGTAATAGCCTAGTATTCCAAAGGCTAGGATCTGCTAAAAATTCATCGGGTGAATATCCTAAAATGTTTAGACAATTAGGAGAGATATATTCATAAAAAAATTCTTCAGAAGATGGCAGCCGAATTTTACTAATAATTGTCCTCATGCTGCTAATAATCGCATCAAGCTGAGTTTGGCAATCTGGTTGAGTTGGCACAAGTTGCTCATGGCGATCAATTTCCTCGAACAAAGCTACTTGCAAATATGCAAGTGCGATCGCACCTAATAATTGTCCCTGTTCATCCAATACTGGGAGATAAGAGATTTGATGCTGCTTTAGCAGATTGACAGTACTAGATATATCACCTAACTCTGATTCCTTGATGCTAATGACATCATGAGTCATCACATCGGATAAAGTAGCCACTCTCAAGTTTACGCCTGATGCGATCGCCTTGACCAAATCTCCTTGAGTAAAAATTCCTAGAAGTTGGTTTTGCTCTAAAACCAAGACATAGCCGATGTTTTCTTGGTTCATTATTTGCACTGCAAACTCAACTGATGTGTCTGGCGCTAGCGTTGGCGGACAGTTTTGCAAAAATCGAGTTTGGGAGAATGGCAGCATAAACTTGAGATGACAATTTATCTTACCTATGTCTTAGTACAGATAAGTGCAATTTCACAACAGAGATAAATTAGCCTAGATATTTCTCAATTATTGATTCATGGCGATCGCCAATTCCTAGCAATTTCTGGTTTTTGGCTTGCTTAATCATGGCTAGTAGGGGACGCAACAACTGTGATCAATAAAACAGCCAACCCTGTTTTTAATAGCTTAAATCACCCATAGACAATTCCTCTACAGCTTTTGCTCAAGAGTATTTTGAATCATAAGTATATCCTATAGACTCTATAAGTTTTTTTCATACTTAATATTTAGCAATATAAACATTTGCTTTAAGTTACAGAGTATTTATTTTTGTAAATGCTGTATCTTATGTAACAAAATAATATATATCGTTTTAAAAGTATAAGAAAATACAATGTATTTATTTTGGTATGTGTTCTTGTGGAAATCACTAAAGCGATAAAACTCTTGATTGATGAACCTATAGAACAATAAAAGCTAAATTTTC contains:
- a CDS encoding PAS domain-containing protein, producing MLPFSQTRFLQNCPPTLAPDTSVEFAVQIMNQENIGYVLVLEQNQLLGIFTQGDLVKAIASGVNLRVATLSDVMTHDVISIKESELGDISSTVNLLKQHQISYLPVLDEQGQLLGAIALAYLQVALFEEIDRHEQLVPTQPDCQTQLDAIISSMRTIISKIRLPSSEEFFYEYISPNCLNILGYSPDEFLADPSLWNTRLLPEDQDAILHHIEDAITTQEIVTIEYPFTHKDGSVCWICDTFSSDWDETTQSWLVMSVKTDITQRKQTEEALRTSEERLQLALETSGDGVWDWNIPSGYLYLSPRWCKMLGYSVEELANDVSTWEQLLHPEDRFWVMDILQSHLIDSSIPYTFEYRMQTKSGGWKWIANYGKVVSRDKNGQPLRMAGIHRDVSDRKRAEQALQEREAFLRAIGDNIPNSYLYQIVRETDGSDRFYYISAGVEAANGFHPTEVLADFSLLYNNLLPEDRLYISHKQEESARNMSVFDVEVREYTPTREIRWIRLCSTPRRLDDGRICWDGIRLDITEQKLTEERLRKSTDLLTEAQRVAQIGNWEFDLATQKITWTEELFHILDKDPALLEPTYDENLQIYQPQDAQRLHKAVEQAITTGESYKLTLKRNPRPDGSIRYIEGTGHADFNADGQITRLYGTAQDITERFLAEQSLQNKEQFLSSIYNGVEQCIFVVDVLDDGEFRFVDVNPAYARLTGIRATDIQGKTLEDLLRPELASSVRQHYQACIAARETITYEECLPILRQDTWWITSLTPLFDENSRIYRIVGSGTNISDRKRLELALQASESRLNNILTTANASIVSFRVFANYEWEYEYQSIGSEALFGFTPAEIVSDNQLWMSQVFAEDREQVLYPLFEKIFAERTSTIEYRFHHKDGSLRWISATYSSHRDEAADCWIVTGVSVDISDRKRLELALQASEKRLQNILSTASASIFSFRISANQEWEYEYQSAASEIIFGYSPAEILADKKLWISRVLPEDREQVMYARFQRSIAEGSNSIEYRFRHKDGSVRWISTTYSSVRQEETNTWVVIGVSIDVSSLKLAEEAMRQSETLFRTLSDSAPVGIFRSDTLGTNIYTNPRFQSICGLSLEDSFGDRWLQYIHPEDLAVFWPQWQDLATVTLEFCTEVRYIRTDSTLRFLRITIVPILSSPHEIIGYVGTIEDITESRAIEKMKNEFVSIVSHELRTPLASIRGALGLLSSGVLQTQPETSQQMLDIAYSDTERLVRLVNDILDLEHLESNKFSLVKQRCDAAILIRQSVEALQPLATANNVALEMSLTSIKISVDPDRIMQTLLNLIGNAIKFSPANSTVTLSVEDLSDRILFKVQDQGRGIPNDMLETIFGRFQQVDASDSRQKGGTGLGLAICRGIVQQHGGTIWAESVLGEGSIFYFTIPKPEI